A region of Maridesulfovibrio sp. DNA encodes the following proteins:
- the rpmC gene encoding 50S ribosomal protein L29, with translation MKAKELRELDNAALNEKLAEARQELFNLRFQHATAQLENTQRLSDVKKDIAKILTVQREKELGA, from the coding sequence ATGAAAGCCAAAGAACTTCGTGAACTCGACAACGCTGCTCTGAATGAGAAGCTTGCAGAAGCTCGTCAGGAGCTTTTCAACCTTCGTTTCCAGCACGCTACTGCTCAGCTGGAAAACACCCAGAGACTGTCCGATGTTAAAAAAGACATCGCAAAGATCCTCACCGTGCAGCGTGAAAAGGAACTGGGAGCATAA
- the rplP gene encoding 50S ribosomal protein L16 has translation MLSPKKVKFRKRQKGRLKGKAQRGSTIAFGDIAIKTLEHGKLTNNQIESARIAIMRHIKRGGQVWIRVFPDMPITAKPAEVRQGKGKGSPVGWVAPVKPGRILYEVKGVDIELAKEALVRASHKLPVKTTIVVKEGL, from the coding sequence ATGCTATCACCTAAGAAAGTTAAATTCCGTAAACGTCAGAAAGGTCGTCTGAAAGGTAAAGCCCAGCGCGGTTCTACTATCGCTTTTGGCGATATCGCGATTAAGACTCTGGAACACGGAAAACTTACCAACAACCAGATTGAATCAGCTCGTATCGCTATCATGCGTCACATCAAGCGTGGCGGTCAGGTTTGGATCAGGGTTTTCCCCGACATGCCTATCACTGCCAAGCCTGCTGAAGTCAGACAGGGTAAAGGTAAAGGTTCCCCAGTCGGTTGGGTTGCCCCGGTTAAACCCGGTCGTATTCTGTACGAAGTTAAGGGCGTTGATATTGAACTGGCCAAAGAAGCTTTGGTCCGTGCATCTCACAAGCTTCCTGTTAAAACTACCATTGTAGTCAAGGAGGGATTGTAA
- the rpsC gene encoding 30S ribosomal protein S3, which translates to MGQKVHPYGFRLGYTKNWLSRWFSSKDYPAFVYEDDSIRKYVKEKIFHAGVSKIEIERAGGKIRLIIHTARPGIVIGRKGVEIEKLREDLRRKFNKEFALEVNEIRRPETDAQLVAENIAQQLERRVAFRRAMKRIVGLARKFGAEGIKVACAGRLAGAEIARTEWYRDGRVPLQTLRADIDYGVARANTTYGVIGIKVWIFKGEILDHEVEQ; encoded by the coding sequence ATGGGTCAGAAAGTACATCCATACGGCTTCAGACTTGGATACACCAAGAACTGGCTTTCCAGATGGTTCTCCAGTAAGGACTATCCCGCTTTCGTCTACGAAGACGACAGCATTCGTAAATATGTAAAAGAGAAGATCTTTCACGCAGGTGTCTCCAAAATCGAGATTGAGCGTGCCGGCGGCAAAATCCGTCTGATCATCCACACTGCACGTCCCGGTATCGTTATCGGCCGTAAAGGTGTTGAGATCGAAAAGCTCCGTGAAGATCTTCGTAGAAAATTCAATAAAGAATTCGCTCTCGAAGTAAATGAAATTCGCCGTCCCGAAACCGACGCGCAGCTCGTTGCTGAAAATATTGCACAGCAGCTTGAGCGCCGTGTGGCTTTCCGCCGCGCTATGAAGCGCATTGTGGGCCTTGCCCGCAAGTTCGGCGCAGAGGGTATCAAAGTGGCTTGTGCCGGTCGTCTTGCCGGTGCTGAAATTGCTCGTACCGAATGGTACCGCGATGGCCGTGTGCCCCTTCAGACTCTTAGAGCTGACATCGATTACGGTGTAGCAAGAGCTAACACCACCTACGGTGTCATTGGCATCAAGGTCTGGATCTTCAAAGGTGAAATTCTCGACCACGAGGTGGAACAGTAA